The Nocardia arthritidis genome has a window encoding:
- a CDS encoding YjbQ family protein, with protein sequence MKSTVFDVTTGRTEVVHDLTRQCADFAREAGEDGLLHIFVPHATAGIAIIELGAGSDVDLLAALRDLLPADDRWRHAHGSRGHGRSHVMPALIPPYATVPVIGGALALGTWQSIALVDLNVDNPERQVRLSFLSAA encoded by the coding sequence GTGAAGAGCACCGTATTCGACGTGACCACCGGACGAACCGAGGTGGTGCACGACCTCACCCGCCAGTGCGCGGACTTCGCGCGCGAGGCGGGCGAGGACGGACTGCTGCACATCTTCGTCCCGCATGCCACCGCCGGGATCGCGATCATCGAACTGGGCGCGGGCAGCGATGTCGATCTGCTCGCCGCCCTGCGCGACCTGCTCCCCGCCGACGATCGCTGGCGGCATGCGCACGGGTCGCGCGGGCACGGACGCTCCCATGTGATGCCCGCGCTGATCCCGCCCTACGCCACGGTGCCCGTCATCGGTGGCGCGCTCGCCCTCGGCACCTGGCAGTCGATCGCGCTGGTCGACCTGAACGTCGACAATCCGGAACGCCAGGTTCGCCTGTCATTCCTCAGCGCCGCTTGA